TTTATTGGATTTTTGATTCTTTCTTTAATTATATGGCTTTTAGGTAACCTTTTTGGAGGAGATTGGGATTTCGTTAAAGCTCTTGATCTTTATGCATATTCTTCTATTACTCAGGTTTTAAGAACCTTACTAAACATAATAACGATTCTTATTCGGGGGACTCCAAATATAGTAACTCTTAAAGACTTAAATGTTGCTACAGGGCTTAATCTCTTTTTTAATCCTCAAAATCCCAAACTTTATGCTCTTTTTTCCGGAATAGAAGCTTTTACTATTTGGCAATTTACACTTATCTCTTTTGGAGTTTCCCAAGTTTCCGGGGTCTCTAAGAAAAAAGGAGTTTGGGTTGGAGTTATTTCTTATA
This is a stretch of genomic DNA from candidate division WOR-3 bacterium. It encodes these proteins:
- a CDS encoding YIP1 family protein, which produces MMSVINVIIEPQKVFEHIKEKDDWWIPFIIVILISFLFLWISSPAVNRLLAEKMAEVGVSKEFSKAAEIIKYIVVPITSFIGFLILSLIIWLLGNLFGGDWDFVKALDLYAYSSITQVLRTLLNIITILIRGTPNIVTLKDLNVATGLNLFFNPQNPKLYALFSGIEAFTIWQFTLISFGVSQVSGVSKKKGVWVGVISYIISLGFSVIFAKKEIM